In one window of Deinococcus aquiradiocola DNA:
- a CDS encoding TniQ family protein: protein MIQELVPILSRTRPIPGEALSSYLDRLSAHMPLAVPLTALYYRLGLQESERAADVPSAIGITLTPRQLKDAAHVLRLPEVDIRRMLLSHYDGVAVNLTGLDPEDSQSLRRTGMREWAYMVGSHYCPACLAEDQAWRVAWKLPFSFACERHQALLNDTCPLCARRSGNVREDLGGASSYATKKRTPGFCMNPPATGVADQGRNAEPCGQNLGAVPQLDLADSLRLLGTQRHLNGVMEAGVDARSGLPALAYFQALRSLCALMLYVAEPADLGELPETVLKVFADRAEERNLRLDQRREKRAEGKVFGGPAIHTYGAVPTSAGLMAAMLPQAVEILTPSVSGSLDAQELSEKLFPFIQRLRDREQNKLRLVSKNFKFTGALLQGFNRTLDDQSGFNHRLGLRSRHAHSKAGYAFTAHHVPQLLWENEYRTNFAPLFQETDMMESTLRRVCSAALVRLGGQTDWQGACSALEFPTTFATGACNKAMGVLNNLQNGEAFARALHDLAARLGALPSKANFHARRFELREFVTMRSADWDDLVFETSARPTKNTGKRRHAAVFIWEQVTGGDFRLAPALRGMSPGPARDMYIRFLKQDLGTLGPALMDRAHQLAAFLDAGHPELMLDFPK from the coding sequence ATGATTCAGGAACTCGTGCCGATCCTCAGCAGAACCCGGCCGATTCCCGGTGAGGCGTTGAGCAGTTACCTCGACCGGTTGTCCGCGCATATGCCACTGGCCGTTCCGCTGACGGCCCTGTACTACCGGCTCGGCCTGCAGGAGTCTGAGCGCGCAGCGGACGTGCCGTCCGCGATCGGCATCACGCTGACCCCCAGACAGCTGAAGGACGCGGCGCACGTGTTGCGGCTGCCTGAGGTGGACATCCGGCGCATGCTGCTCTCCCACTACGACGGAGTGGCAGTGAACTTGACCGGGCTGGATCCTGAAGACTCGCAGAGCCTGCGGCGCACTGGCATGCGCGAATGGGCGTACATGGTCGGGTCGCACTACTGCCCGGCCTGTCTTGCGGAAGATCAGGCGTGGCGGGTTGCCTGGAAGCTGCCGTTCTCGTTCGCCTGTGAGCGTCATCAGGCCCTGCTGAACGATACCTGCCCGCTGTGCGCCCGCCGGTCCGGCAATGTCCGCGAGGACCTCGGAGGGGCGTCCAGCTACGCAACAAAGAAGCGCACGCCGGGCTTCTGCATGAACCCGCCGGCCACCGGTGTAGCCGACCAGGGAAGGAATGCTGAGCCGTGCGGCCAGAACCTCGGCGCGGTGCCGCAGCTTGACCTGGCGGACAGCCTGCGGCTGCTGGGCACGCAGAGGCACCTCAACGGGGTGATGGAGGCCGGAGTGGACGCCAGGTCAGGTCTGCCTGCGCTGGCGTATTTCCAGGCCTTACGGAGCCTGTGCGCCCTGATGCTGTACGTCGCGGAACCGGCAGATCTGGGAGAGCTTCCGGAAACGGTGCTGAAGGTGTTTGCCGACCGGGCCGAGGAGCGCAACCTGCGGCTTGACCAGCGCCGGGAGAAGCGGGCTGAGGGCAAGGTCTTCGGCGGACCGGCCATCCACACCTACGGTGCCGTGCCGACCAGCGCGGGACTGATGGCGGCCATGCTGCCACAGGCGGTTGAGATTCTGACCCCGTCCGTGTCGGGAAGTCTGGACGCCCAGGAACTGTCCGAGAAGCTGTTCCCATTCATCCAGCGACTGCGGGACCGGGAACAGAACAAGCTGCGGCTGGTCTCGAAAAATTTCAAATTCACTGGAGCACTGCTGCAGGGCTTCAACCGGACGCTTGATGACCAGTCGGGATTCAACCACCGTTTGGGCCTGAGGTCCCGCCACGCTCACAGCAAGGCCGGGTACGCCTTTACCGCTCATCACGTGCCGCAGCTGCTGTGGGAGAACGAGTACCGGACGAACTTCGCGCCGCTGTTTCAGGAGACCGACATGATGGAGTCCACGCTCCGCCGGGTCTGCAGCGCGGCTCTGGTGCGGCTCGGCGGTCAGACGGACTGGCAGGGGGCGTGCAGCGCCCTGGAATTTCCTACGACTTTCGCGACGGGGGCCTGCAACAAGGCGATGGGCGTCCTGAATAATCTGCAGAACGGCGAAGCGTTCGCCAGGGCGCTGCATGATCTGGCCGCCCGCCTGGGGGCACTGCCGAGCAAAGCCAACTTTCATGCCCGGCGCTTTGAGCTCAGGGAGTTCGTCACGATGAGAAGCGCTGACTGGGATGATCTGGTGTTCGAAACTTCGGCCAGGCCGACAAAGAACACCGGAAAACGGCGACACGCTGCGGTGTTCATCTGGGAGCAGGTGACGGGCGGAGATTTCAGACTCGCACCGGCTCTTCGGGGCATGAGCCCCGGTCCTGCCAGGGACATGTACATCCGGTTCCTTAAACAGGACCTCGGGACGCTGGGACCGGCGCTGATGGACCGCGCCCACCAGCTGGCAGCGTTTCTCGATGCCGGACACCCCGAACTGATGCTCGACTTCCCGAAGTAA
- the dcm gene encoding DNA (cytosine-5-)-methyltransferase: MSAPVRDVPLPPAERAWNPLPQMGGRGLHDGYRGQVLSAADRRWRQTIERFMISEGFSAPEARERRHRIEQDVTTLTSALEALYGTRSLGNFADPVAEVIFMILSRRGKITAALRVMDELLGMPGGLRSILNMDLADLEEQFRPLGFQTLRAHQTRDAIQHLEQRHGLDQVATTLGAMTDPVLLQELELIPGISRKTALCVMLYSFGRDAFPVDAHTARILQRTGVLDAAGLKLGGLDQKQIQLLVEETLPPSTRGSFHVNAVHHGQTLCLERDPRCGTCPLQLLCQTGRERARVMAEEREHLSLVDMFCGAGGLSEGFRQAGYRTVLAVDADEHAMRTYRLNHPEVDEAAMLCRDIRGFRDEAEEIRAIVGDRQIDVLVGGPPCQGFSRAGLRAKAAHGAPQATDDDRNHLYQELVDLLEVLEPRAIVMENVPGMAEVRYADGTTFVQAAQSAMHAAGYETCTWLLNAAAYGVAQDRIRRIIVGVRGGPAPTEPPPPVRRAMSTSHREDTRSDDMNLPEAVTLLECIGDLPTLGAAQGVNIAGFRGGLLTGHVSRYNNAEDLERFRELRPGESYRKLVERCPWLEIYSTESFPDKFYKLPGDRPSRTIVAHLQRDGNGFVHPAQLRSITPREAARLQSFPDSYLFTGPFTKVYRQIGNAVPPLMAEAIGRHLKQHLLQLDLAEEQ, encoded by the coding sequence GTGAGTGCTCCAGTCCGTGATGTGCCCCTGCCTCCTGCCGAACGTGCATGGAATCCTCTTCCTCAGATGGGCGGCCGTGGACTGCATGACGGTTACCGGGGGCAGGTACTCAGTGCGGCCGACCGACGCTGGCGTCAGACCATCGAGCGGTTCATGATCTCTGAGGGCTTTTCGGCTCCGGAAGCCCGCGAACGCCGTCACCGGATCGAGCAGGACGTGACGACGCTGACCTCTGCCCTTGAAGCCCTGTACGGTACCCGCAGCCTCGGCAACTTTGCTGACCCGGTGGCCGAGGTGATCTTCATGATCCTCTCGAGGCGCGGCAAGATCACAGCTGCCCTCCGGGTCATGGATGAACTGCTGGGGATGCCAGGCGGCCTTCGGTCGATCCTCAACATGGATCTCGCTGACCTGGAAGAACAGTTCCGTCCGCTTGGCTTCCAGACCCTGAGGGCCCACCAGACCCGGGATGCCATTCAGCACCTGGAGCAGCGGCATGGGCTCGATCAGGTAGCCACCACCCTGGGAGCCATGACTGACCCCGTGCTGCTGCAGGAGCTTGAACTCATTCCCGGAATCAGCCGCAAGACTGCACTGTGCGTGATGCTCTACTCCTTCGGGCGTGATGCCTTTCCCGTGGACGCTCACACGGCCCGCATCCTGCAGCGAACTGGGGTGCTCGATGCAGCGGGACTGAAGCTCGGCGGGCTGGACCAGAAGCAGATTCAGCTGCTGGTCGAAGAGACGCTTCCCCCATCGACCCGTGGCAGCTTCCATGTCAACGCCGTCCACCATGGTCAGACACTCTGCCTGGAGCGCGACCCCCGCTGTGGCACCTGCCCCCTTCAGCTGCTGTGCCAGACCGGGCGAGAACGTGCACGCGTCATGGCCGAGGAGAGGGAACACCTGTCGCTGGTGGACATGTTCTGTGGCGCGGGCGGGCTCTCCGAAGGCTTCCGACAGGCCGGATACCGCACCGTCCTCGCGGTGGATGCCGACGAGCACGCCATGCGCACCTACCGGCTGAACCATCCCGAGGTGGACGAGGCAGCCATGCTCTGCAGGGACATCCGTGGGTTCCGGGATGAGGCCGAGGAGATCAGGGCCATCGTCGGGGACCGACAGATTGACGTGCTGGTGGGCGGACCACCCTGCCAGGGCTTCTCCCGAGCCGGGCTCCGCGCGAAGGCTGCACACGGGGCGCCACAGGCCACCGACGACGACCGCAACCACCTGTACCAGGAACTTGTCGATCTCCTCGAGGTGCTGGAACCGCGCGCCATCGTGATGGAAAACGTCCCGGGCATGGCTGAGGTCCGGTATGCCGACGGCACCACCTTCGTGCAGGCCGCACAGTCGGCCATGCACGCGGCCGGGTACGAAACCTGCACCTGGCTGCTGAACGCCGCTGCTTACGGTGTGGCCCAGGACCGCATCCGCAGGATCATTGTCGGTGTCCGGGGTGGTCCTGCGCCCACCGAGCCCCCACCGCCGGTTCGCCGTGCCATGTCCACAAGTCACAGAGAAGACACCCGCAGCGACGACATGAATCTGCCTGAAGCCGTAACCCTGCTCGAATGCATCGGGGATCTGCCGACCCTCGGGGCAGCTCAGGGCGTCAACATTGCAGGGTTCCGTGGCGGCCTGCTGACCGGGCATGTCTCCCGTTACAACAATGCCGAGGACCTAGAACGCTTCCGTGAACTCCGGCCGGGTGAATCGTACCGGAAACTGGTCGAACGGTGCCCTTGGCTCGAGATCTACAGCACCGAAAGCTTCCCGGACAAGTTCTACAAGCTGCCCGGGGACCGTCCTTCACGCACCATCGTGGCTCACCTGCAACGCGATGGGAACGGATTCGTGCACCCGGCCCAGCTGAGATCAATCACCCCACGCGAGGCGGCGCGGCTGCAGAGCTTTCCGGACAGCTACCTGTTCACCGGTCCATTCACGAAGGTATACCGGCAGATCGGCAACGCCGTGCCGCCACTGATGGCAGAGGCCATTGGCAGGCATCTGAAACAGCACCTTCTCCAGCTGGACCTCGCTGAGGAACAGTGA
- a CDS encoding ATP-binding protein produces MSLIEVLPHPAGTLVALSGGGYTPHAAVADLIDNAISAGAKVISLHLDISGEGVLSVEDDGRGMDQETLTEAMRVSTGWGTVRADDDLGRFGTGMKAAALHLSEVGRFTVSSAAADGTGTAITMDLRQIEKEDRWVVHREDRMSLKRGTRVDIIGPLFPRRQEEASAGLMALSGHLRVTFAAQLQGGLKIMLQGKSLEPWALCTSDLPGMTSMSSRPLKGRVRVTPFILPTDTEDPMVEGPLGRQAHAGFHVHRNGRAIVSGGWLGMSAGKRGSGERNRIRLLVEIGPEHDDLWKVTLPKSGCTLPQMYRKPLKLLLDEVLSRAGRQRAVRTDVGTRRRNREAWTNDGLIRREHPLVKKVFELSSDVAAVEQLLAVLEGGHQDG; encoded by the coding sequence GTGAGTCTGATCGAGGTTCTCCCGCATCCGGCGGGAACTCTGGTGGCACTGTCCGGCGGTGGATACACCCCGCACGCAGCGGTGGCTGACCTGATCGATAACGCCATCAGCGCCGGGGCAAAGGTCATTTCCCTGCACCTGGACATCTCCGGTGAAGGAGTACTGTCTGTTGAAGATGACGGGCGCGGCATGGATCAGGAAACCCTGACCGAGGCGATGCGCGTCTCGACGGGCTGGGGAACGGTGAGAGCCGATGACGACCTCGGACGCTTCGGCACCGGCATGAAGGCCGCGGCACTGCACCTCTCAGAAGTCGGTCGTTTTACAGTGTCGAGTGCCGCAGCTGACGGTACCGGAACTGCCATCACGATGGATCTACGGCAGATCGAGAAAGAAGACCGCTGGGTGGTTCACCGGGAAGATCGTATGAGCCTGAAACGGGGAACCCGTGTCGACATCATCGGCCCGCTGTTTCCCAGGCGGCAGGAGGAGGCGTCAGCGGGCCTGATGGCCCTCTCCGGGCACCTGCGGGTGACCTTCGCAGCACAGCTGCAGGGTGGTCTGAAGATCATGCTGCAGGGCAAGTCCCTCGAACCCTGGGCGCTCTGCACCTCTGACCTTCCCGGCATGACCTCCATGAGTTCCCGGCCTCTGAAGGGCAGGGTTCGGGTGACGCCATTCATCCTGCCGACCGATACCGAAGACCCGATGGTTGAAGGACCCCTGGGCCGGCAGGCACACGCAGGCTTCCACGTCCACCGCAATGGTCGCGCGATCGTGTCCGGCGGCTGGCTTGGGATGAGTGCCGGGAAACGCGGCAGCGGAGAGCGAAACCGGATCCGGCTGCTGGTGGAGATCGGTCCGGAGCATGACGACCTCTGGAAGGTCACGCTGCCGAAGTCAGGCTGCACCCTGCCACAGATGTACCGCAAGCCGCTGAAACTGCTGCTCGACGAGGTGCTGAGCCGGGCCGGTCGGCAGCGGGCGGTGAGGACGGATGTCGGAACACGCCGGCGGAACCGGGAGGCCTGGACGAACGACGGATTGATCCGCCGTGAACATCCGCTGGTCAAAAAGGTCTTTGAACTGTCGTCAGATGTCGCGGCCGTGGAACAGCTGCTGGCAGTGCTTGAAGGGGGACATCAGGATGGCTGA